The DNA sequence CAGCGCCACTTCAGTCCCGTTGCGGGTCTCGTCGTAGCGGTCGTTGGCCGCATAGAAGCGGGCCATGAACTGCGCCGCCTCGAGCAACGTGGAGCGCGCCTCGGCACGCTGGCCGCGCCGCACGTACTCCCTGTAGTTCGGGTAGGCAATCGTGGCCAGGATACCCAGGATCACCACGACGATCATCAGTTCGATCAGCGTGAAGCCCCTGGCCCGACGGATCGCACGCTGCTTTGCGACATCACTCATAGAAACTCTCGATTCCTTCATTCGAACAGCTGGCGCCACCACCAACGCTGCGGCGGCGGGATCGGGATGCAGGTGGAGATGTTGCCCGCCGACGCGCCCGCCAGCACGGCCTGCTTGGTGCCGGGCGGGCACGGCGAAGGATTGTCCCCGCAGTCGCCCGACGGACAGGGGTTGGGACGCTCCCGCAGCACCACGTCGCGGCCGTCCCAGGTGGTCTGCGCGCCCGCGGCGACGGTGTCCCGCGAATCGATCACGCCGTCCCCGTTGGTGTCGAAGATCGGGATGGTCGGCATGGCACCGGTCAGCGGGTTGAGGACGAGGTTGTAGCCGACCCCGCTGTTGGCATCCTCGCACGGGTTGACCGTGCCCTCGGCCGACGGCGCCATGGTCTCGAACAGCGCATAGCCGAACAGGAACTGCGGCGACAGCAGGTTGCGCTGGCCGGCCACGATGGTCAACGGCAGGGACCAGCCACGGTGCGTGGTCCAGTCCAGCGGCGTCGTGGTCACCGTGTAGTAGGTCGAATCGCCGGAACCCGAGATCGTGTCCGCGTCGATGCTGTGGTCGACGATGCTCGAGCGGGTCGTGATCCGTTCGGCGCTGGACCAGACCCAGTTCTCGCCCGACTGCACCAGGATCTGCTGGTCCCACAGGCCGTACAGGCTCTGCTGCTGGGCGTTGGTCTGGTCCCCTTCCTCGTAGAGCTTGCCGGTGCCGACCAGCACCATGTAGCCCCCGCGCGGATGGCTGATCACCTGCGGCGTCGCCATGATCGGCTGGGGCGCACCGCCGGAATCGGTTGCGGTGAACAGCGGGGCGCCGCTGAACGCCACCCGCCATTGCGCCGAGGTCGTCGAAGTCAGGTCGAACTTCCAGACGTTGCCCTGCAGGTCGCCCGCGTAGGCACCGATCACCACCTGGTTGGCATCGCGGATCAGGCGCACGCCGCCCAGGCCGTTGTTGGTCGCGTTGCCGGCCTGGATGCTGCGGATCAGCTCGCCGGTGCGCAGGTTGACGATGAACAGGCGCGCCAGGCCGCTGGCGCTGTCCGGCCCGTTGCCGAACACCGCGGCCCACTCACCGTTCTTCATGCGGCCGACCTCGATCGGGGCCATCACATGGCCCAGCTCCGGATCGATGGTGGAGTCGAACTCCCACAGCACGCTGCCGGCGTTCATGCTGGTCGGGTTGGTCACGTCCAGCGCGTAGACCGCCCGCGCGCCCGCACCGGTGCTGCCGACCAGGACGTTGCGCCAGGAGCCGTTGAGGTAGGCATCGCTCTCGGTCTGCTGGCCATCGACGAAGTAGCGGTGCGTGTACGACGACGATGCGAGCGACGGCAGCGACGACAGCAGCGCGCGGGGGATGAACGCGAACACTTCCCGCCCGTCGGTGTCGCGGAACCCGTGCAGCATGCCGTCATTGGCACCGACGAAGATCACGCCGGTGCGGCTGCGCTTGGCATTGACGAAGGCCCGATAGGACTCACGCCCCGCCGTGCCTTCCGGCAGGTACTGGTACTGCATGTCCACCAGCCCGCCCACGTAGGTCGGCTGCGAGTTGACGATGTCGCCCAGCCGGGCCATGCGGCGGCGCAGCGTGATGCCGCCCTGCGTCGTGCCTTCCAGCGAGGTGTCGCCGCGCAGGTGGTTGACCCAGGCCGCGACCGCGTTCGCCCCCATCTCGGCCTTCATCTCTGTCGACATCGCATCCCAGGTGAAGGCCACCGCCTTCGCCCCGGTCGTGGCGCGGGTCCCGATGAAGATGTTCCGGCTCGCCGCAGCGGGCAGGCTGCTTTCGGCATCCCAGAGCTTCTCGAGCTGCTGCCCGTTGGCATCGAGCTCGTAGGCGGTCAGGTTGCCGGTCCAGGATCCGGTGCGGTAGGTCGGCACGTACTTGCGGTTGCCGGCCTGCAGCGTGGCGGCCGCGGCCGCCACGCCACCCTCGCTGGCCTCGCGCTCGGCGATCTCTTCCAGGATGCTGGTCAGGGCCGAGGCGAACTCCGCCGGATCGCGCGCGCTGAGGTAGCGCCCGCGGCTGTTGACGGCAGCGTGCCAGAGGTCGTCGACCGTGGTGGCATGGTTGTTCTGCACGGTCGGCCAGTTCAGCGTGCCGGCCTGGATGCGCGCCAGGTCATCCGGGTAGGCCAGCGTGCCGCCCACGCCCAGGCCGACGGTGAAGTTCACCATGTGCTGCCAGAACGCCGGGTTGCTCGCGTCGGGACGCACGCGGTTGGCCAGGTTCGGGTTGAGGTCGCGGTTCCAGTAGTACATCGCCAGGTCCGCCAGCGTGCCGCCGCCCGAGGCCTGGTAGGGACGCGAGGGCGTGTACTGGTAGCTTGCCCCGCCGGGCCCGGTGATCACCGGGCCGTTGGAGTTGTCGAAGTCGCCCTGGCGCGCTGTGTCACGTGCACCGCCGGTTTCGTTGGCGTAGCCGTCGGTCATCAGGATGTGGTAGGCCTTGCGGCACTCCAGCTGCGCGGACGTGTCGTTGGTGCCCGGCGTGTTGCCCCAGGGGCCGCGCGCATCGGTCCAGGAGTAGTACTGCCCGACGTCGTCCATGGCACGCTTCAGCGGCGTACCGGAGTCGCTCCAGCCCTGGCCGTGCAGCCAGTTGAAGAACTGCTCGCGGTCGTTGCCGATGAAGCGCCGCACCCCCCGCTCGATCGTGCCGGTGCTGCGCCCGTCGATGTTGGTCTGATCCTTGTTGATCCGGCCGTAGCCGACCCGCAGCCCTGAGTCGGGATCCAGCGTCGCGAACGCCTGCGTGCTGGCGCCGATCGCGAGGTACTGGCGCGTCCGGTAGTAGGTGAACCAGTTGGCGAAGTTCTGGTATTCCTGCTCCTGCGTGCAGGTGGCGACGTTGCCGACCACGGTGCAGTCGGTGCGCCCCGGCCCGCGGGTGAAGGTGGTCGAGTCCATGATGCGGACCCGTGTGAAGTTCGCGTGGTTGTTGGGGGCACCGTTCAGCACGTAGTACGTCGCCGGCGCGTACTTCTCCCTCCCCGAGTCCATCGTGTTGCAGGTCCAGCTGGTGCGGTTGGCGCTGTCGTTCACCGACGTCGGGTTGGCCGTCCGGCTGGTGTTGGAGCGGCACCAGACGACGTTCGAGGGGGCCTCGATCTCGCCGATCAGGTTGACCGCCAGCCCGTTGTTGATGGCGTTCTCCCGCTCCGTGTCAGTGCCCACCGGGGGACGGTCGGTCGGATAGATCCATGCCGCCGCAGGGTTGGAGTTCTCGAACTGGGTCCCGTCGGACCGGTACCACGGTTGGTAGCGGATCTCGGGGTTGTAGTAGAGCGTGTTGTACGCGGGGGACCGCATCCGCGCCGAGATCAGGTCGTTGGTCCGTGTCGGGATGACCTGCGGCTCGTACCTGGTGTTGCCCGACAGCACCCGTGCCCGACGATCCTGGTGATGGAAGGTCATGCGGTACCTGTTCTCGGTGCTGCTGGGCAACGTCGAGTCGGGCATGGACTGCCACTGCATCGAGCCGGAATCGTCCAGCGTGTAGACCAGGTTGGGATGCGCCGGGTTGGTGGTACGCGTCAGGAACGGCATCTGGGCGGGCGCCGACCAGGCCGGGACCGCCTGCATGCCGGCCAGCACGGCCGCCAGTACGAATGCGCTGCGGCGTCGGGCAGCGCGGCGGGCAATGGAAATCGGAGCGTCCATGTCAGTCATCCTTTGCGTGACCATCGGTCCTGCGATACGGTGGATTTCGTGCATCGCGCAGTGCTCACAGGATCGCGCGCAGCGCCGATTGCACCGTCACCTGTGCGCCCGAGACGGGTCGCCCGTCTCCGTCCCGACGGAAGTCCGGGCTGTAGCCGCGGGCCGTGATGCGGAAGATGAACACGTACTCTTCGCCATCCTCCAGGCGATCCCTGATGCGCTTGGCGTTCGGCGGCACGTTCTCGGCGGGGAAGGCTTCCGCATAGCTCATGCGCTTGACCATGCACTGCGGCGTCACGGCATAGTTGATGTTCGAGCCGAGCACGCTGGCCGGCACCGAGTTGGCCGTATCCCAGTTGCTCTCGGTGCGCCATTCGTCGTCGGTCCCGCCCTCGATGACGGAAATGGCGGCGTAGTTGCCTGCCGCGACCTGGCTCTCGCAGTAGCGCAACGCCAGCTCCGCGGCCTCCAGGGCCAATGCCTGGGCCCGCATGTTCTGGCTGACCAGGTCACCGAACAGCGAAGTGCGGATCGCCACAGACGAGCTGATGCCGATCACGACCAGCAGGATCAGTGCGATCACGAGCACCACGCCGCGGGACTGCGCGCGGCGCGGTCCTCGGTGCCGGCGCCTGGCGCCCCCGGAACTTGCCCTTTGCATCGTCATGGCGGCCTCTGTCATCACGGAGCGGAAACGGAAGTGCGATTGCGCAGGCTGATGGTCGTGACCATCGCGCGGCGGATGCGACGGTCCGCCTGGGAGGTCGTGTTGCCGTCGCAATCGATGTACGGCGTGTTGGGCTCGTCGGCTGCACCGTCTTCGGTGCGCATCAGCAGGCAGACGCGGATGCTGGTGACCGCACACCACGAGTTGGCCGGGGTCGACCCGGAAGCGCAGCTGGCAATGCTGTCCGCGTTCAGGTACCGGACGGTACGCCCGCCATAGGCCGGGGGATCGAAGACCACCGGATCGTCCGACAGGGTCCCCTGAGCCGCGATGCCGTACTGGATGCGCATCGCTTCGACGTTGTCGACCAGCGCCTCCGGCCCGCCGCCACCGTTGCCGCGGCAGTACAGCGCCGGATTGCCGGTGCTCGGGCTCTGCGCGATGTAGAAGCGGTTGTCCACCCACCCGTCGGCCGGGATGCCGGCGGACGCGCCCAGGCAGTCGGTCGGCGTGATCCCCGGCTGGCGACCGTCGTAGCGCACCGCGATCGCGTCGTTGCCGGCGCCGCTGGCGCAGCTGAGGTTGGCGAAGTTGGCCGCCGTCGGGTTGTTGAAGCCGTTGCGGCAGCCGCGCAGCATGTCCTCGCTGTCGAGCGACTGCACGGGCGAGCCCGGGATCCAGAACCCGGCCATGCGCAGGTGGCGGTTCATCAGGCTCAGCGCCACCTGGCCCTCGTCGTTCAGGCGGGCCTGCGCGTCGTATCGCCGTCCGGACAAGCCCGTCCCCGAGACGGTGATGAGGATCGCCGCCAGGATCACCGCGGCGATCGCCAGCGCCACCATGATCTCGACCAGCGAACGGCCCGCCTGACGGCGACGGTCATGTCGAAGTCGATCCATCCTCATAGCACCACCCTCACCGGCATGCATTGCGGCCGTGGCGACGACACGCCCGCGCCTTCAGGACACAGCCCGGACAGCGAGGCCGAGTCGTCCTGCTCGTCGTTGCCGTGAGCCTCGGGATCCAGCCACAGGACCCAGACGTTGTAGGCGTTGGGCTGCGCCGCGTCGCGTTCGACGTACAGCCCACCGCCCGGCAGGGCCAGGCGGACCGTGTTGAGCATCTGCGCCAGGTCCACTTCCGCGATCTCGGCCGGCGTGCATTCGGCGGGGTTGGCGCAGGCGGGCACCGTGACCGCCGAGGCGCCGCTGTCGTAGGCTTCCTCGTGGACGTAGTTCCCCGCCATCGCCCCGTCGACGTTGGCGCGCATGCGGTCGGCCATCTCGGTGGCCAGCTGCGTGGCCACGCCACGGAACTGGGACATCTTTCCGTACCTGAAGGCCGCGGCATGCAGGCCGGCCATGGCCAGCATGCCGAACGACAGGATCAGCAACGCCACCAGCACCTCGATCAGGCTCGCCCCGCGGGCGGCGGAGCGCCTGCGGCCATGGCCTGCGGCAAAGGAAGGTCTCATCATGAACATGTCCCCGTGGTGCTCATGCGCGTGGAACCGACGAAGTTCACGCACACGACACGGCGCAGTCGCGCAAAGTTCGCATCGCCTTCGGGCAGGGTCGGCAGGAAGGTGAAGCTGCCCGCCGCCCCGGTGGCGACACCGCTGGGCAGGAAGGTGATGGAGGCGCTGCCGCTGCGCGTGATGCCGCCACTGTTGGTCACCGGCCCGTGGACCTGGACCACCTGGTCGGTTTCCGCGTTGAACTGTCCCTGGGTGCCGCGATCGACGAAGATCACCCAGCCCGTGGTCCAGTCACCGGACGAGCAGGAAGGCTCGTCGCTGTCCGGCTCGGTCGTGCGGCACAGCGTCACCGGCGCGCCGCGCTTGATCGCCTCCGCCCGCGCCAGGCGCATGGCGCTCGCGATCTCGCTCACGTGCCCCGTGACGGCGCGACCGGCAACGAAAGTGCGGAAGCTCGGCACGCCGATGGCAATGAGCACCCCCATGATGGAGATCACTGCCAGCAATTCGATCAGCGTGAAGCCGCGATTGGGTCTGCTGTTCATGTTCGCCTTATCCTGACGGTCGCCACTCTATCGACCGCCACCTGCACCGACAATTTGATCGCGACAACCGGCGCCCGCCGTGTGATGAAAGGCAGGGCCGCACCACCTGTCCGCGACCGAACGCGATGAATTTCACGAAATGAGCCGATCCGACGACGACCGCCACTGGATGGCGCAGGCCCTGGAGCAGGCCCGCCAGGCCAGGATCATCTGTCCGCCCAATCCCGCCGTGGGCTGCGTGCTGGTGCTGCCCGACGGGTCCAGCGTGGCCGCCCATACCCAGGCGACCGGATCCGCCCATGCGGAAGTCGCGGCCCTGCAGGCCCTGGCAGCCAGCGGGCGATCAGCGCACGGCGCCACGGCCTACGTGACCCTGGAACCCTGCTCCCACTTCGGCCGCACCCCGCCCTGCGCGGACGCGCTCGTCCGCGCCGGGGTGCGCCGCGTCGTGGTGGCGGTGCGCGATCCGAACCCGCTGGTCGCCGGCCGCGGGATCGAGCGCCTGCGCGCGGCCGGCATCCAGGTGGACGAGGGGCTGATGGCCGACGAGGCGCGCGAGGTCAACCTCGGGTTCTTCTCGCGCATGCTGCGCCAGCGACCGTGGGTGCGCATGAAGGTGGCCGCCTCGCTGGACGGCCGCACCGCGCTGGACAACGGCGTCAGCCAGTGGATCACCTCGCCCGCGGCGCGGGCCGACGGCCATGCCTGGCGGGCCCGGGCGGGCGCGGTGCTGACCGGCATCGGCACGGTGCTGGAGGACGATCCGCGGCTGGACGTGCGCGAGGTGCAAACGCCCCGGCAGCCGCTGCGGGTGATCGTCGACTCGCGCCTGCAGACGCCGCCTACGGCGCGCATCCTGCCGCCGCCGGGCCAGGTCCTGGTCTACGCGGCCCGCCCCGACGAGGCCGCCGCGCAGGCCCTGCGTGCGGCCGGCGCCGAGGTGCAGTACCTGCCCAACCCGCACGGCAAGGTCGACCTGCCGGCCATGCTGGCGGACCTGGCGGCGCGCGGCATCAACGAGCTGCACGTCGAGGCCGGGCACAAGCTCAACGGCTCGTTCGTGCGCGAGGGACTGGTCGACGAGTTCCTGGTCTACCTGGCGCCCAGGCTGATCGGCCCGGGACGCGGCATGCTGGAGCTCGCCCCGCTCGCCGCGCTGGACCGGTCCGTCGCGCTGGAATTCGTCGACGTGCAGCGCGTCGGCCCCGACCTGCGCGTCATCGCCCGCCCGCCGGGACGGGACCGCTTCTGAAAACGCCTGCCCGCGCTCCTGCGACAATCCGGGTCATGTTCACCGGCATCATCATCGGCCTCGGCCACATCCGTTCCGTTTCTCCCCTGGGCGACAGCGCGCAGCACGGCGTGCGGCTGGCGGTCGAGACGCCCGAGGGCTTCCTGGACGACGTCCAGCTGGGCGACAGCATCGCGCTCAACGGCGCCTGCATGACCGTCACCAGCTTCGACCCCGCGCAGCGCGTGTTCACGGTCGACGTCTCGGCCGAAAGCCTGGCGCGCACGGCCGGCCTGGCCGAGCCCGGCCCGGTCAACCTCGAGAAGGCGCTGCGCGCGCACGACCGGCTGGGCGGGCACCTGGTCAGCGGCCATGTCGACGGCCTGGGCACGGTCACGCACCTGGGGCCGGTGGGCGAATCCTGGCAGCTGCGGGTGCTGGCGCCCACCGAGCTGGCGCGCTTCCTGGCCTACAAGGGCTCGATCACCGTCAACGGCGTGAGCCTGACCGTCAACCGGGTCGAGGACCGCGCCGACGGCTGCGAGTTCAGCATCAACCTGATCCCGCACACGGTCCGGCACACCACGCTCGGCACGCTGAAACCGGGCAGCCGGGTCAACCTCGAGGTCGACCTGATCGCCCGCTACGTCGAGCGCATGCTGGGCACAGCTGCCGTCCCCGCCCGCTGAGCTGCCGCCGGCCGGCCGCGGGCCGGCCACCTACAATGGCGTCCATCATGCCGATTTCACCTGTTCCCGAGATCATCGCCGAGCTCGCCGCCGGGCGGATGGTCATCCTCGTCGACGAAGAAGACCGTGAAAACGAAGGCGACCTGGTCCTCGCCGCGGACCATGTCACGCCCGAAGCGATCAACTTCATGGCCAAGTACGGCCGCGGGCTGATCTGCCTGACGCTCACGCGCGAGCGCTGCGAGCAGCTGCAGCTGCCGCCCATGGCCGCACGCAACGGCACCAAGCACGGCACCGCGTTCACCGTCTCGATCGAGGCGGCCACCGGCGTGACCACCGGCATCTCGGCCGCCGACCGCGCCCGCACCGTGCAGGTCGCGGTGGCCAAGGACGCCAAGCCGAGCGACCTGGTGCAGCCGGGCCACATCTTCCCGCTGCAGGCCCAGGACGGCGGCGTGCTGATGCGCGCCGGCCACACCGAAGCCGGCTGCGACCTGGCGCGCATGGCGGGCCTGACGCCGGCCGCGGTGATCTGCGAGATCATGAACGACGATGGCACCATGGCCCGCCTGCCGGACCTGGAGGTGTTCGCCGAGAAGCACGGCCTGAAGATCGGCACCATCGCGGACCTGATCGAGTACCGCAGCCGCAACGAATCGCTGGTCGAGCGCGTCGGTGAACGGCCGCTGCGCACGCCGTACGGCGAGTTCCGCTGCATCGCGTTCCGCGACCGCTCCGAGGGCCTGCACCTGGCGCTGGTCAAGGGCAGCTGGGGGCCGTCGGACGAGGTGCTGGTGCGCGTGCACGAGCCGCTGTCGGTGTTCGACCTGCTCGCCTCCGAACACAGCCCGCATTCCTGGCCGCTGCCCAAGGCACTGGCACGCCTGCAGCAGGAGCCGGCCTGCGTCGCGGTGCTGATGAACTGCGGCGAGTCGGTCGAGGACCTGCTGGGCATCTTCCGCGAGGAGGAACGCCCGCACACGCCGTCGCGCGCGCAGATGGACCTGCGCACCTACGGCGTCGGGGCCCAGATCCTGCGCGACCTCGGCGTCAAGCGCATGAAGCTGCTGGGCACGCCGCGCCGCATGCCCAGCATGATGGCCGGCTACGGCTTCGAGGTGACCGGCTTCCTGTCGCCCGAGGGGCAGTGAGCCGGCGGCCGTCCGTGTCTGCCACTACTTGAACTTGAAGGATCCTCATGCAAGGCGCTGACAAAGGCCAGGCTGCCCGGCTCGATGGCACCGACCTGCGCATCGGCATCGTCCAGGCCCGTTTCAACGAGGCCATCACCGCCCGGCTGGCGCAGGAATGCCTGGCCGAACTGAAAGCCCTCGGCGTGGCGGACAAGCACGTCCAGCACGTGACCGTGCCGGGCGCGCTCGAGGTGCCGCTTGCGCTGCAGGCCATGGCCGACAGCGAGCGCTTCGACGCGCTGATCGCGCTGGGCTGCATCATCCGCGGCGAGACCTACCACTTCGAGCTCGTCGCCAACGAAAGCGGGGCCGGCGTCACGCGCGTCTCGCTCGACTACCAGATCCCGGTGGCCAACGCCATCCTCACGGTCGAGAACGAGGCGCAGGCCTGGGCCCGCGTGGAAGAAAAGGGCCGCGACGCCGCCCGGGTGGCGGTGGAGATGGCCAACCTGCTGGAAGACCTGTCGTGACCTCCTCCGGAAAATCCCCCGCCAAGGCCGCCGGCCGGCGCTCGCCGCAGAAGTCGGCGCGCCGCCGCTCGCGCGAGCTGGCGCTGCAGGGCCTGTACCAGTGGCTGGTGTCCGGCTCGGACGCCGGCGAGATCGAGGCCAACCTGCGCGAGATCGAAGGCTTCGACAAGGCCGACAGCGCCCACTTCGACGCGCTGCTGCACGGCTGCATCCGCGAAGCCGCCGACCTGGACGCCATCCTCTCGCGCCACGTCGACCGCAAGACGACCGAGCTGTCGCCGGTCGAGCATGCGGTGCTGATGATCGGCACCTACGAGCTCAAGCACTGCATCGACGTGCCGTACAAGGTGGCCATCAACGAAGCGGTCGAGCTGGCCAAGAGCTTCGGCGGCACCGACGGCCACAAGTACGTCAACGGCGTGCTGGACAAGGCCGCCGTCGACCTGCGCCCGGCCGAAGTCGAGGCCGCGCGCAACGCCCGCCGCTGACTCTCCCGCCCCGCCATGAGACTCGCCGCACGCACCGGGCTGATCGAACCCTTCTACGTGATGGAATGCGCCAAGGCCGCCGCCGAACTGGCGCGCAGCCCGGCGTGCGACCCGGCGCAGGGCGGCCGGCCGATGATCTACCTGAACATCGGCGAGCCCGACTTCACCGCCCCGCCGCTGGTGCAGGAAGCCGCCGAGCGCTGCATCCGCGACGGGCGGACGCAGTACACCCCGGCGCTGGGCCTGGAGGCGCTGCGCGAGCGCATCAGCGCCTGGTATGCGCAGCGCTTCGGCATCGACGTGCCGGCGCGGCGCATCGTGCTGACCGCCGGCGCCTCGGGGGCGCTGCAGCTGGCCTGCCTGGCGCTGGTCGACGTCGGCGACGAGGTGCTGATGCCCGACCCGAGCTACCCCTGCAACCGGCACTTCGTGCACGCGGCGCAGGGCAAGGCGGTGATGATCCCGAGCACGGCTGCAACGCGCTTCCAGCTCACCGCCGACCAGGTCGAGGCCCACTGGGGCGAGCGCACCCGCGGCGTGCTGCTGGCCTCGCCCTCCAACCCCACCGGCACCTCGCTGCACCCGCAGGAGATGCGCCGCATCGTCGAGGCGGTGCGTGCGCGCGGCGGCGTGACGCTGGTCGACGAGATCTACCTCGGCCAGAGCTTCGATGCGACCTTCGGGCACAGCGCGCTCGAGCACGGCGACGACGTCGTGACGATCAACAGCTTCTCGAAGTACTTCTGCATGACCGGCTGGCGGCTCGGCTGGCTGGTGGTGCCCGACGCGCTGGTGCCGGCGATCGAGAAGCTGGCGCAGAACCTCTACATCTGTCCGTCCACGGTGTCCCAGCACGCCGCGCTGGCCTGCTTCGAGCCCGACAGCCTGGCCGAGTACGAGCGCCGCCGCGACGAGTTCAAGGCGCGGCGCGACTTCCTGGTGCCGGCGCTGAACCGGCTCGGGCTGACGGTGCCGGTCGAGCCGGACGGCGCGTTCTATGCCTGGGCCGACTGCTCGAAGCACCACGCCAGCAGCTGGGACTTCGCCTTCGAGGTGATGCAGCGCGCGCAACTGGCAATCACGCCGGGGCGCGACTTCGGCCACGCCGACACGCAGCGCTACATCCGGCTGTCCTATGCCAGCCGGCGCGACCTGCTGGAAGAGGCCGTCCACCGCCTCCAGCAGCTGCTCGGTTAGCGCCCGGACCGCCGCTGCGGTCACACCCCGTTACCCGAGTGGGCGAAATGCGGGGCTTTTGTCACGGTTACGGTTATTGAGCCTGCCTATCGCATGCACTAAGCTGCCGCCGTGGATTTTCAGAAGACCGTCTTCGCGATGACGCCCGAGCAGGCCCTCGAGGCCGAACGGGCCCGCCTGCGCGCGCCTTCCCGCGCCGACGGCGCCGGAACCACCGCGACCGCGCCGGTCGTCGACCCGACCTCCGCGATGGCGGACGCGGTGCAGGCCCGCGACCTGCCGACCATCGGCCACATCGGCCGCTACGCGCTGAAGTACCGCCTCGGCGAAGGCGGGCTGGGGACGGTCTACGCCGCACAGGATCCGCTGCTGTCGCGCCTGGTCGCGATCAAGACCGTCAGCCTGGACCTCT is a window from the Caldimonas thermodepolymerans genome containing:
- the ribBA gene encoding bifunctional 3,4-dihydroxy-2-butanone-4-phosphate synthase/GTP cyclohydrolase II: MPISPVPEIIAELAAGRMVILVDEEDRENEGDLVLAADHVTPEAINFMAKYGRGLICLTLTRERCEQLQLPPMAARNGTKHGTAFTVSIEAATGVTTGISAADRARTVQVAVAKDAKPSDLVQPGHIFPLQAQDGGVLMRAGHTEAGCDLARMAGLTPAAVICEIMNDDGTMARLPDLEVFAEKHGLKIGTIADLIEYRSRNESLVERVGERPLRTPYGEFRCIAFRDRSEGLHLALVKGSWGPSDEVLVRVHEPLSVFDLLASEHSPHSWPLPKALARLQQEPACVAVLMNCGESVEDLLGIFREEERPHTPSRAQMDLRTYGVGAQILRDLGVKRMKLLGTPRRMPSMMAGYGFEVTGFLSPEGQ
- the ribH gene encoding 6,7-dimethyl-8-ribityllumazine synthase, producing the protein MQGADKGQAARLDGTDLRIGIVQARFNEAITARLAQECLAELKALGVADKHVQHVTVPGALEVPLALQAMADSERFDALIALGCIIRGETYHFELVANESGAGVTRVSLDYQIPVANAILTVENEAQAWARVEEKGRDAARVAVEMANLLEDLS
- the nusB gene encoding transcription antitermination factor NusB; translated protein: MTSSGKSPAKAAGRRSPQKSARRRSRELALQGLYQWLVSGSDAGEIEANLREIEGFDKADSAHFDALLHGCIREAADLDAILSRHVDRKTTELSPVEHAVLMIGTYELKHCIDVPYKVAINEAVELAKSFGGTDGHKYVNGVLDKAAVDLRPAEVEAARNARR
- a CDS encoding pyridoxal phosphate-dependent aminotransferase, translated to MRLAARTGLIEPFYVMECAKAAAELARSPACDPAQGGRPMIYLNIGEPDFTAPPLVQEAAERCIRDGRTQYTPALGLEALRERISAWYAQRFGIDVPARRIVLTAGASGALQLACLALVDVGDEVLMPDPSYPCNRHFVHAAQGKAVMIPSTAATRFQLTADQVEAHWGERTRGVLLASPSNPTGTSLHPQEMRRIVEAVRARGGVTLVDEIYLGQSFDATFGHSALEHGDDVVTINSFSKYFCMTGWRLGWLVVPDALVPAIEKLAQNLYICPSTVSQHAALACFEPDSLAEYERRRDEFKARRDFLVPALNRLGLTVPVEPDGAFYAWADCSKHHASSWDFAFEVMQRAQLAITPGRDFGHADTQRYIRLSYASRRDLLEEAVHRLQQLLG